A DNA window from Thermosynechococcaceae cyanobacterium Okahandja contains the following coding sequences:
- the gatB gene encoding Asp-tRNA(Asn)/Glu-tRNA(Gln) amidotransferase subunit GatB, with product MAKATKRKSSKSTASTATKPPQADTAPTPTAVDPASLTYEAVIGLEIHCQLSTETKIFSGSSTQFGAPPNTNIDPVCLGLPGTLPVLNEKVLAYAVKAGLALNCQIAPYSKFDRKQYFYPDLPKNYQISQYDLPIAQHGFLEIELVDEAGTVQRKNIGITRLHMEEDAGKLVHAGSDRLSGSTYSLVDLNRAGVPLVEIVSEPDLRSGQEAAEYAQELRRILRYLGVCDGNMQEGSLRCDVNISVRPVGSTTFGTKVEIKNMNSFSAIQRAIDYEIERQVAAIKAGEPIVQETRLWDEATQRTLTMRVKEGSSDYRYFPEPDLGPIEVSPEQLAQWRSELPELPAQKRHRYEADWHLPPQDARVLTDERAVAEYFEATVAAGAPAKQAANWIMGDITAYLKEQKLNIEELPLSPLGLAELIGLIEAGTISSKMAKDLLPELLAKGGSPKALVEQKGLSQISDAATLEAMIDEVLAAHPNELAQYRSGKTKLQGFFVGQMMKKTNGRADPKLTNQLLAAKLNAKPE from the coding sequence ATGGCAAAAGCAACAAAACGAAAATCATCTAAATCTACTGCATCTACTGCCACAAAACCCCCTCAGGCAGATACGGCTCCGACCCCTACGGCGGTTGATCCGGCCAGCCTCACCTACGAAGCGGTCATTGGGTTGGAAATTCACTGCCAGCTTAGTACGGAAACAAAAATTTTCTCCGGTAGCTCTACCCAGTTTGGTGCCCCCCCCAACACTAATATTGATCCGGTGTGCTTGGGGTTGCCGGGCACGTTACCGGTACTCAATGAGAAGGTGTTGGCCTACGCAGTGAAGGCGGGTCTGGCACTGAATTGCCAGATTGCCCCCTACAGTAAATTCGACCGCAAGCAGTACTTCTACCCCGATCTACCAAAGAATTACCAGATTTCCCAGTACGACCTGCCGATCGCCCAGCACGGCTTTTTAGAAATTGAACTGGTGGATGAGGCGGGGACGGTGCAGCGCAAAAACATTGGCATTACGCGGCTGCACATGGAAGAGGATGCCGGTAAGTTGGTTCACGCCGGGAGCGATCGCCTCTCGGGGTCAACCTATTCCCTAGTGGACCTGAACCGCGCCGGGGTGCCTTTAGTGGAAATTGTTTCAGAGCCAGACCTGCGCAGTGGCCAAGAGGCCGCGGAATATGCCCAAGAACTGCGGCGCATCCTGCGTTACTTGGGGGTGTGTGACGGCAATATGCAGGAAGGCTCCCTACGTTGTGATGTCAACATTTCCGTGCGCCCTGTTGGTTCAACCACGTTTGGCACGAAGGTGGAAATTAAAAATATGAACTCCTTTAGTGCCATTCAGCGCGCCATTGACTACGAAATTGAGCGCCAAGTGGCCGCCATTAAAGCCGGAGAACCCATTGTCCAAGAAACTCGCCTCTGGGATGAAGCCACCCAGCGCACCCTGACGATGCGGGTTAAGGAAGGCTCCAGCGACTACCGCTACTTTCCAGAGCCAGATCTAGGACCGATTGAAGTCAGTCCTGAGCAACTGGCTCAATGGCGCAGTGAACTGCCGGAGTTACCCGCCCAGAAGCGGCACCGCTACGAGGCGGACTGGCACTTGCCCCCCCAAGATGCACGGGTGCTCACGGATGAGCGCGCTGTCGCCGAATACTTTGAAGCCACTGTGGCCGCGGGTGCGCCTGCCAAGCAAGCGGCTAACTGGATTATGGGAGATATTACCGCCTACCTTAAGGAGCAAAAGCTGAACATTGAGGAATTACCCCTTTCCCCCCTAGGGCTAGCGGAGTTAATTGGCCTGATTGAAGCAGGTACAATTAGCAGCAAAATGGCGAAGGATTTACTGCCCGAGTTACTGGCCAAGGGTGGATCGCCTAAGGCACTCGTGGAGCAAAAGGGTCTGAGCCAAATTTCTGATGCTGCCACCCTTGAGGCCATGATTGACGAGGTGTTGGCAGCGCATCCGAACGAACTGGCACAGTACCGCAGCGGTAAAACAAAGTTACAGGGCTTTTTTGTGGGGCAAATGATGAAAAAAACCAATGGCCGAGCTGACCCCAAACTAACGAATCAACTCTTGGCGGCAAAGTTAAACGCTAAGCCGGAGTAA
- a CDS encoding DNA polymerase III subunit delta': MDVAGFEGVVGQPTAVQLLSYTLKRQRIAPAYLFVGPEGVGRALTARCFLRALLGEAASTLVNHPDVLWVEPTYNQQGTLYTRSQLLAAGKELPRGAPQIRLEQIRHLSRALSQPPLQAPRSLVVIEAADTLNEAAANALLKTLEEPGRATLILIAASEAALLNTIVSRCQRIPFVPLSRPDLETVLQRIAPANFWQEVTPELWQLGAGSPGGVLQAWQLWQETPEALRRLGYQLTAGMSLQQCLELARDICQTLDVERQLWLLGLMQQQYWHSNCQRGDWLTGQRGLQQLEQARQYLQQYVQPRLVWEVLLMQVTSSRH, encoded by the coding sequence ATGGACGTTGCAGGGTTTGAGGGTGTTGTTGGCCAACCCACCGCCGTGCAACTGCTGAGCTATACCCTGAAACGGCAGCGAATAGCGCCTGCCTATCTGTTTGTGGGGCCTGAGGGGGTGGGGCGTGCCCTGACGGCTCGCTGCTTTTTACGGGCGCTGCTGGGGGAGGCGGCAAGCACCCTCGTCAACCACCCTGATGTCCTCTGGGTTGAACCGACCTACAATCAGCAGGGCACTCTATATACCCGTAGCCAATTGCTTGCGGCGGGTAAGGAGTTGCCGCGCGGAGCACCCCAAATTCGCCTTGAGCAGATACGTCACCTGAGTCGCGCGCTGAGCCAGCCACCCCTGCAAGCGCCGCGATCGCTGGTGGTGATTGAAGCGGCGGATACCCTGAATGAAGCGGCGGCCAATGCGCTGCTCAAAACCCTTGAGGAGCCGGGGCGAGCTACGCTCATTTTAATTGCGGCCAGTGAGGCGGCGCTGTTGAACACCATTGTTTCCCGCTGCCAAAGAATTCCGTTTGTTCCCCTCAGCCGCCCGGATCTGGAAACGGTACTCCAGCGGATTGCCCCCGCCAACTTCTGGCAAGAGGTCACACCGGAGCTATGGCAGCTTGGAGCCGGATCCCCCGGTGGCGTGTTGCAGGCATGGCAATTGTGGCAGGAGACACCGGAGGCACTGCGCCGGTTGGGCTATCAACTGACTGCGGGAATGTCGCTACAACAGTGTCTTGAGCTAGCGCGGGATATTTGCCAAACCCTAGATGTGGAACGCCAACTGTGGTTGCTGGGTCTAATGCAGCAGCAATACTGGCACAGTAACTGCCAACGGGGGGATTGGCTGACTGGCCAACGGGGGCTTCAGCAGCTTGAGCAGGCACGGCAGTACTTACAGCAGTA